From one Accipiter gentilis chromosome 3, bAccGen1.1, whole genome shotgun sequence genomic stretch:
- the CRACD gene encoding capping protein-inhibiting regulator of actin dynamics isoform X1: MINLFKKPYKKKAGKFQPFKKLFGKRKKREPASDCEEAKLKPSHSFGNVCNGTFSSDEEPNGGLRSSHYSMGSRAFSHDSIFIPDGRTESEQAIQAMSQENVLGKVKTLQQQLAKNIKFGQPPQMTISVRTMGEANTSIEEDVLLSSPMEIETQQDTVISDSGNKSTDTPDLLRTMNLPGTGHEVEEKVTPVKSSRPKRQFSCSGTIETINLDAVPQAVARLDNSAAKHKLSVKPKKQRMSRKHKRLTKGSQSLTITEFEPEDLETQLYGDRYPGYNGHIIADKLIQNRDEQKQLQLAEEKRIEDHWGIFEAERIRQIVEMEEQREMEEQRCQELEQVQKEQERRCCEEERRHYLLEGETSSKTEEQTCHKEERRLLEAEKRQELEEQSWQELEKQIQKELEEPQGRELEEQKCQEKEEQQRQELEEQKHQEQKEQQRQELEEQKHQEWKEQQRQELEEQKHQEWKEQQRQELEEQKHQEWKEQQRQELEELKHQEREDQQRRELEEQKYQEWEEQRCQKLEEQRHQEWEEQRCKELEEKQRRELEEQKRLELEELRQHAIEKQCQEEEERSWLEGQKELKGKNKAENQRQELEEKELQEAEIKLKQEKEAESLKQQKKQEEQRQHLKEKEEKTEKEQPQHVMDKKKKWEEQRKHKLTKQMHLQSTESVQLDELKQQKEQHEQEWNKLEEQRVDTEGQNLQQNQEKSLEQQQDKDQLCSGGADRHLVEEKLQEGSRSQKLKQPEKGNKTAEEVLAQKLKREVEAQEQKRIGEELRWQEVDERQTASRPFTFQVSSGDKQIIFQKVNLSPVMPVKGAGLSSPSIKDCRMHTASKGSHTLPSSVCVPHTAILVTGAQLCGTAVNLNQIKDTACKSLLGLTEERKNVDIPSPEKAQKKTQDPKPSSSKMKYAQETSNNQAVLAEWASIRSRILKNAENSKYERDRVSVCRHSDDWTPRGRGAPHGNLRKTLSANAKFSITPAWQKFSEASKTNSDAENISVARGNEPVGRIADSKEDVASTFKDNLAEKAKEKMETHSEMTDNTEGCKFAKDLPSFLVPSFPHSPGKESPQAELPGAQENQQNNSTKKADKPAPNGEENVSPFGIKLRRTNYSLRFHYDQQAEQRKKKRYSAGDSFDGLPDPLVTTEGEKESAVFAPQESTSSGIGRVNVLGNVKDSKDSSITVVEISQPAGTPVVLPATGQSTLPPHEKPACKSLVPQKPALAPKPTSQTPPSSPLSKMNRSNLADTLGQKLVKAESDGGWRKEDRANAVHPTPSNEYKNEEEEIREKKSFFPSISIPWREKNDKKPEPLKKEKPVLQSRHSLDGSKLMEKVETSQPLWITLALQKQKGFREQQATREERRQAREAKQAEKLAKENAAVSNQSENKSSSSKTSTLQKSTTQEDEKKIETAVSRLERREQLKKSNTLPTSVTVEISDSIPSTPLAKEVAKRFSTPDANPVSTEPAWLALAKRKAKAWSDCPQIIK, translated from the exons gtCCTCCCATTATTCTATGGGCAGTCGAGCTTTTTCCCATGACAGTATTTTTATACCTGATGGGAGAACAGAGAGTGAACAGGCCATCCAAGCAATGTCACAGGAGAATGTTTTAGGAAAAGTCAAAACTCTTCAG cAACAGTTGGCCAAGAATATAAAATTTGGGCAGCCTCCACAAATGACAATTTCTGTGAGGACGATGGGGGAGGCAAACACTAGTATAGAAGAGGATGTGTTGCTCAGTAGCCCCATGGAGATTGAGACTCAGCAGGACACTGTGATCTCAGACAGTGGTAATAAA TCCACTGACACTCCAGATTTGTTGAGAACAATGAATTTGCCTGGAACAGGACATGAAgtggaagaaaag GTCACTCCAGTCAAATCATCGCGGCCAAAAAGACAATTTTCCTGTTCTGGCACAATTGAAACAATCAATTTGGATGCAGTTCCCCAGGCTGTTGCTCGTCTAGACAACAGTGCAGCTAAACACAAGCTGTCAGTGAAGCCAAAAAAACAGAGGATGTCAAGAAAGCACAAGAGATTGACAAAG GGATCACAAAGTTTAACGATAACAGAATTTGAGCCAGAGGACCTAGAAACTCAGCTGTATGGTGACAGATACCCAGGTTATAATGGACACATCATAGCAGACAAGCTAATCCAGAACAGAGATGAGCAGAAGCAGCTTCAGctggcagaggagaaaagaattGAAGATCACTGGGGGATCTTTGAGGCTGAAAGAATAAGGCAGATTGTAGAAAtggaagaacaaagagaaatggaagaacaaaGGTGCCAAGAACTTGAGCAGgtgcagaaggagcaggagagaAGGTGTTGTGAAGAAGAGAGGAGGCACTATCTCCTTGAAGGAGAGACATCTTCGAAAACAGAAGAGCAAACTTGCCataaagaggagagaagactgcTGGAGGCTGAAAAGAGGCAAGAGCTGGAGGAGCAGAGTTGGCAGGAACTGGAGAAGCAGATACAGAAGGAGTTGGAGGAGCCACAGGGACGAGAACTGGAGGAGCAGAAGTGCCAGGAAAAAGAGGAGCAACAGAGACAAGAGCTGGAGGAACAGAAGCACCAGGAAcagaaggagcaacagagacaagAGCTGGAGGAACAGAAGCACCAGGAatggaaggagcaacagagacaagAGCTGGAGGAACAGAAGCACCAGGAatggaaggagcaacagagacaagAGCTGGAGGAACAGAAGCACCAGGAatggaaggagcaacagagacaagAGCTGGAGGAACTGAAACACCAGGAACGGGAGGACCAACAGAGACgagagctggaggagcagaaATACCAGGAATGGGAAGAGCAGAGATGTCAGAAGTTGGAGGAGCAGAGGCATCAGGAATGGGAAGAGCAGAGGTGCAAGGAGCTTGAGGAGAAACAGAGACgagagctggaggagcagaagcGGCTAGAGCTGGAAGAATTAAGACAACATGCGATTGAAAAACAGTgtcaagaggaagaagaaaggagttGGCTGGAGGGACAAAAAGAactcaagggaaaaaataaggcagaaaaccAGAGACAAGAGCTAGAAGAGAAAGAGCTTcaagaagctgaaataaaactgaagcaggagaaagaagctgagagcctcaaacaacagaaaaaacaggaggaacaaaggcagcatttgaaggagaaagaagaaaagacagagaaggaacaaCCCCAGCATGTAATggataagaaaaagaaatgggaagagcagagaaaaCACAAGCTCACAAAACAAATGCACTTGCAAAGTACAGAAAGTGTGCAACTAGATGAACTGAAGCAGCAAAAGGAACAACATGAACAAGAATGGAACAAGCTGGAAGAGCAGAGGGTAGACACAGAAGGACAAAATcttcagcaaaaccaagaaaagtccTTGGAACAGCAACAGGACAAGGATCAATTGTGTTCTGGAGGGGCTGATAGGCATCTGGTAGAGGAGAAGCTCCAAGAAGGATCAAGATCCCAAAAACTCAAACAGCCagaaaaagggaataaaacaGCAGAAGAAGTCCTAGCCCAGAAACTGAAGAGAGAAGTTGAGGCGCAGGAGCAAAAGCGAATAGGAGAAGAGCTTCGGTGGCAAGAGGTAGATGAAAGACAAACTGCATCCAGACCCTTCACATTTCAAGTGTCTTCTGGAGATAAACAGATCATATTTCAGAAAGTAAATCTGAGTCCAGTCATGCCCGTCAAAGGAGCAGGACTCTCTTCTCCATCCATCAAAGACTGCAGGATGCACACTGCCAGCAAGGGCTCCCATACACTCCCGTCATCTGTATGTGTACCCCATACAGCTATTTTGGTTACCGGAGCACAGCTGTGTGGCACAGCAGTTAACTTGAACCAGATAAAGGACACGGCTTGTAAATCGTTACTTGGcttaacagaagagagaaaaaatgtggaCATTCCTTCACCAGAGAaggcccagaaaaaaacccaggatccCAAGCCTAGCAGCAGTAAAATGAAATATGCACAAGAGACATCGAACAACCAGGCTGTACTAGCTGAGTGGGCCTCTATCCGCTCCAGAATCCTGAAGaatgcagaaaacagcaaatatgAGAGAGACCGAGTAAGTGTCTGCAGACACAGTGACGACTGGACACCCCGAGGACGGGGTGCTCCACATGGCAACTTGAGGAAGACTCTCTCTGCCAATGCGAAGTTCTCAATAACACCAGCATGGCAGAAATTTTCAGAAGCTTCAAAAACCAATTCAGACGCTGAGAATATAAGTGTGGCAAGAGGCAATGAACCAGTGGGAAGAATCGCTGACTCAAAGGAGGATGTGGCTTCCACTTTTAAGGATAACTTAGCTGAAAAGGCtaaggagaaaatggaaacacATAGTGAAATGACAGACAACACAGAAGGCTGTAAATTTGCAAAAGATCTTCCATCTTTCCTTGTTCCAAGTTTTCCTCATTCTCCAGGTAAAGAATCACCCCAGGCAGAACTTCCTGGTGCTCAGGAAAATCAGCAGAATAAcagcacaaaaaaagcagataaaCCAGCACCAAAcggagaagaaaatgtttctcctTTTGGGATAAAGTTACGAAGGACAAACTACTCTTTACGTTTCCATTATGATCAAcaggctgagcaaaggaaaaagaaaagatacagtgCAGGAGATAGTTTTGATGGTTTGCCTGACCCACTAGTTACAACAGAAGGTGAGAAAGAATCCGCTGTTTTTGCTCCGCAAGAGAGTACATCCTCTGGCATAGGGAGAGTGAACGTCCTTGGTAACGTGAAAGACTCAAAAGACTCTTCAATTACTGTGGTGGAGATTTCACAACCAGCAGGCACACCAGTGGTCCTACCAGCCACTGGCCAGAGCACTTTACCCCCTCATGAGAAACCAGCATGCAAGTCACTGGTCCCACAGAAACCTGCTTTAGCTCCAAAGCCCACCAGCCAGACGCCACCATCGTCTCCTCTCTCTAAAATGAACAGATCGAACCTAGCTGATACACTAGGGCAAAAGCTGGTTAAAGCTGAATCAGACGGTGGCTGGAGAAAAGAAGACAGAGCAAATGCAGTGCACCCCACACCATCCAATGAGtacaaaaatgaagaggaagaaatcagagaaaagaaGTCATTTTTCCCATCTATAAGTATtccatggagagaaaaaaatgacaaaaagccTGAGCCACTGAAGAAAG aaaagccagTCCTCCAGAGCAGGCACTCTTTAGATGGCTCTAAATTGATGGAGAAAGTTGAAACTTCACAACCACTTTGGATTACATTagcactgcaaaagcaaaagGGGTTTCGTGAGCAGCAAGCTACAAGGGAAGAGAGGAGACAAGCCAGAGAGGCAAAGCAAGCAGAGAAGCTggctaaagaaaat GCTGCTGTAAGTAAtcagtcagaaaataaaagtagcagcagcaaaacaagcaCACTGCAGAAGTCTACAACTCAAGAGGACGAGAAGAAAATTGAGACTGCTGTGTCAAGATTAGAAAGAAGGGAGCAGCTAAAAAAGTCAAACACCCTTCCAACTTCTGTGACAG TGGAAATTTCAGATTCCATTCCATCAACCCCACTTGCAAAGGAGGTGGCCAAGAGATTCTCTACGCCTGATGCTAACCCTGTGTCAACAGAACCAGCCTGGCTTGCATTAGCcaagaggaaagcaaaagccTGGAGTGACTGTCCTCAGATCATAAAGTAA
- the CRACD gene encoding capping protein-inhibiting regulator of actin dynamics isoform X3: MGSRAFSHDSIFIPDGRTESEQAIQAMSQENVLGKVKTLQQQLAKNIKFGQPPQMTISVRTMGEANTSIEEDVLLSSPMEIETQQDTVISDSGNKSTDTPDLLRTMNLPGTGHEVEEKVTPVKSSRPKRQFSCSGTIETINLDAVPQAVARLDNSAAKHKLSVKPKKQRMSRKHKRLTKGSQSLTITEFEPEDLETQLYGDRYPGYNGHIIADKLIQNRDEQKQLQLAEEKRIEDHWGIFEAERIRQIVEMEEQREMEEQRCQELEQVQKEQERRCCEEERRHYLLEGETSSKTEEQTCHKEERRLLEAEKRQELEEQSWQELEKQIQKELEEPQGRELEEQKCQEKEEQQRQELEEQKHQEQKEQQRQELEEQKHQEWKEQQRQELEEQKHQEWKEQQRQELEEQKHQEWKEQQRQELEELKHQEREDQQRRELEEQKYQEWEEQRCQKLEEQRHQEWEEQRCKELEEKQRRELEEQKRLELEELRQHAIEKQCQEEEERSWLEGQKELKGKNKAENQRQELEEKELQEAEIKLKQEKEAESLKQQKKQEEQRQHLKEKEEKTEKEQPQHVMDKKKKWEEQRKHKLTKQMHLQSTESVQLDELKQQKEQHEQEWNKLEEQRVDTEGQNLQQNQEKSLEQQQDKDQLCSGGADRHLVEEKLQEGSRSQKLKQPEKGNKTAEEVLAQKLKREVEAQEQKRIGEELRWQEVDERQTASRPFTFQVSSGDKQIIFQKVNLSPVMPVKGAGLSSPSIKDCRMHTASKGSHTLPSSVCVPHTAILVTGAQLCGTAVNLNQIKDTACKSLLGLTEERKNVDIPSPEKAQKKTQDPKPSSSKMKYAQETSNNQAVLAEWASIRSRILKNAENSKYERDRVSVCRHSDDWTPRGRGAPHGNLRKTLSANAKFSITPAWQKFSEASKTNSDAENISVARGNEPVGRIADSKEDVASTFKDNLAEKAKEKMETHSEMTDNTEGCKFAKDLPSFLVPSFPHSPGKESPQAELPGAQENQQNNSTKKADKPAPNGEENVSPFGIKLRRTNYSLRFHYDQQAEQRKKKRYSAGDSFDGLPDPLVTTEGEKESAVFAPQESTSSGIGRVNVLGNVKDSKDSSITVVEISQPAGTPVVLPATGQSTLPPHEKPACKSLVPQKPALAPKPTSQTPPSSPLSKMNRSNLADTLGQKLVKAESDGGWRKEDRANAVHPTPSNEYKNEEEEIREKKSFFPSISIPWREKNDKKPEPLKKEKPVLQSRHSLDGSKLMEKVETSQPLWITLALQKQKGFREQQATREERRQAREAKQAEKLAKENAAVSNQSENKSSSSKTSTLQKSTTQEDEKKIETAVSRLERREQLKKSNTLPTSVTVEISDSIPSTPLAKEVAKRFSTPDANPVSTEPAWLALAKRKAKAWSDCPQIIK; encoded by the exons ATGGGCAGTCGAGCTTTTTCCCATGACAGTATTTTTATACCTGATGGGAGAACAGAGAGTGAACAGGCCATCCAAGCAATGTCACAGGAGAATGTTTTAGGAAAAGTCAAAACTCTTCAG cAACAGTTGGCCAAGAATATAAAATTTGGGCAGCCTCCACAAATGACAATTTCTGTGAGGACGATGGGGGAGGCAAACACTAGTATAGAAGAGGATGTGTTGCTCAGTAGCCCCATGGAGATTGAGACTCAGCAGGACACTGTGATCTCAGACAGTGGTAATAAA TCCACTGACACTCCAGATTTGTTGAGAACAATGAATTTGCCTGGAACAGGACATGAAgtggaagaaaag GTCACTCCAGTCAAATCATCGCGGCCAAAAAGACAATTTTCCTGTTCTGGCACAATTGAAACAATCAATTTGGATGCAGTTCCCCAGGCTGTTGCTCGTCTAGACAACAGTGCAGCTAAACACAAGCTGTCAGTGAAGCCAAAAAAACAGAGGATGTCAAGAAAGCACAAGAGATTGACAAAG GGATCACAAAGTTTAACGATAACAGAATTTGAGCCAGAGGACCTAGAAACTCAGCTGTATGGTGACAGATACCCAGGTTATAATGGACACATCATAGCAGACAAGCTAATCCAGAACAGAGATGAGCAGAAGCAGCTTCAGctggcagaggagaaaagaattGAAGATCACTGGGGGATCTTTGAGGCTGAAAGAATAAGGCAGATTGTAGAAAtggaagaacaaagagaaatggaagaacaaaGGTGCCAAGAACTTGAGCAGgtgcagaaggagcaggagagaAGGTGTTGTGAAGAAGAGAGGAGGCACTATCTCCTTGAAGGAGAGACATCTTCGAAAACAGAAGAGCAAACTTGCCataaagaggagagaagactgcTGGAGGCTGAAAAGAGGCAAGAGCTGGAGGAGCAGAGTTGGCAGGAACTGGAGAAGCAGATACAGAAGGAGTTGGAGGAGCCACAGGGACGAGAACTGGAGGAGCAGAAGTGCCAGGAAAAAGAGGAGCAACAGAGACAAGAGCTGGAGGAACAGAAGCACCAGGAAcagaaggagcaacagagacaagAGCTGGAGGAACAGAAGCACCAGGAatggaaggagcaacagagacaagAGCTGGAGGAACAGAAGCACCAGGAatggaaggagcaacagagacaagAGCTGGAGGAACAGAAGCACCAGGAatggaaggagcaacagagacaagAGCTGGAGGAACTGAAACACCAGGAACGGGAGGACCAACAGAGACgagagctggaggagcagaaATACCAGGAATGGGAAGAGCAGAGATGTCAGAAGTTGGAGGAGCAGAGGCATCAGGAATGGGAAGAGCAGAGGTGCAAGGAGCTTGAGGAGAAACAGAGACgagagctggaggagcagaagcGGCTAGAGCTGGAAGAATTAAGACAACATGCGATTGAAAAACAGTgtcaagaggaagaagaaaggagttGGCTGGAGGGACAAAAAGAactcaagggaaaaaataaggcagaaaaccAGAGACAAGAGCTAGAAGAGAAAGAGCTTcaagaagctgaaataaaactgaagcaggagaaagaagctgagagcctcaaacaacagaaaaaacaggaggaacaaaggcagcatttgaaggagaaagaagaaaagacagagaaggaacaaCCCCAGCATGTAATggataagaaaaagaaatgggaagagcagagaaaaCACAAGCTCACAAAACAAATGCACTTGCAAAGTACAGAAAGTGTGCAACTAGATGAACTGAAGCAGCAAAAGGAACAACATGAACAAGAATGGAACAAGCTGGAAGAGCAGAGGGTAGACACAGAAGGACAAAATcttcagcaaaaccaagaaaagtccTTGGAACAGCAACAGGACAAGGATCAATTGTGTTCTGGAGGGGCTGATAGGCATCTGGTAGAGGAGAAGCTCCAAGAAGGATCAAGATCCCAAAAACTCAAACAGCCagaaaaagggaataaaacaGCAGAAGAAGTCCTAGCCCAGAAACTGAAGAGAGAAGTTGAGGCGCAGGAGCAAAAGCGAATAGGAGAAGAGCTTCGGTGGCAAGAGGTAGATGAAAGACAAACTGCATCCAGACCCTTCACATTTCAAGTGTCTTCTGGAGATAAACAGATCATATTTCAGAAAGTAAATCTGAGTCCAGTCATGCCCGTCAAAGGAGCAGGACTCTCTTCTCCATCCATCAAAGACTGCAGGATGCACACTGCCAGCAAGGGCTCCCATACACTCCCGTCATCTGTATGTGTACCCCATACAGCTATTTTGGTTACCGGAGCACAGCTGTGTGGCACAGCAGTTAACTTGAACCAGATAAAGGACACGGCTTGTAAATCGTTACTTGGcttaacagaagagagaaaaaatgtggaCATTCCTTCACCAGAGAaggcccagaaaaaaacccaggatccCAAGCCTAGCAGCAGTAAAATGAAATATGCACAAGAGACATCGAACAACCAGGCTGTACTAGCTGAGTGGGCCTCTATCCGCTCCAGAATCCTGAAGaatgcagaaaacagcaaatatgAGAGAGACCGAGTAAGTGTCTGCAGACACAGTGACGACTGGACACCCCGAGGACGGGGTGCTCCACATGGCAACTTGAGGAAGACTCTCTCTGCCAATGCGAAGTTCTCAATAACACCAGCATGGCAGAAATTTTCAGAAGCTTCAAAAACCAATTCAGACGCTGAGAATATAAGTGTGGCAAGAGGCAATGAACCAGTGGGAAGAATCGCTGACTCAAAGGAGGATGTGGCTTCCACTTTTAAGGATAACTTAGCTGAAAAGGCtaaggagaaaatggaaacacATAGTGAAATGACAGACAACACAGAAGGCTGTAAATTTGCAAAAGATCTTCCATCTTTCCTTGTTCCAAGTTTTCCTCATTCTCCAGGTAAAGAATCACCCCAGGCAGAACTTCCTGGTGCTCAGGAAAATCAGCAGAATAAcagcacaaaaaaagcagataaaCCAGCACCAAAcggagaagaaaatgtttctcctTTTGGGATAAAGTTACGAAGGACAAACTACTCTTTACGTTTCCATTATGATCAAcaggctgagcaaaggaaaaagaaaagatacagtgCAGGAGATAGTTTTGATGGTTTGCCTGACCCACTAGTTACAACAGAAGGTGAGAAAGAATCCGCTGTTTTTGCTCCGCAAGAGAGTACATCCTCTGGCATAGGGAGAGTGAACGTCCTTGGTAACGTGAAAGACTCAAAAGACTCTTCAATTACTGTGGTGGAGATTTCACAACCAGCAGGCACACCAGTGGTCCTACCAGCCACTGGCCAGAGCACTTTACCCCCTCATGAGAAACCAGCATGCAAGTCACTGGTCCCACAGAAACCTGCTTTAGCTCCAAAGCCCACCAGCCAGACGCCACCATCGTCTCCTCTCTCTAAAATGAACAGATCGAACCTAGCTGATACACTAGGGCAAAAGCTGGTTAAAGCTGAATCAGACGGTGGCTGGAGAAAAGAAGACAGAGCAAATGCAGTGCACCCCACACCATCCAATGAGtacaaaaatgaagaggaagaaatcagagaaaagaaGTCATTTTTCCCATCTATAAGTATtccatggagagaaaaaaatgacaaaaagccTGAGCCACTGAAGAAAG aaaagccagTCCTCCAGAGCAGGCACTCTTTAGATGGCTCTAAATTGATGGAGAAAGTTGAAACTTCACAACCACTTTGGATTACATTagcactgcaaaagcaaaagGGGTTTCGTGAGCAGCAAGCTACAAGGGAAGAGAGGAGACAAGCCAGAGAGGCAAAGCAAGCAGAGAAGCTggctaaagaaaat GCTGCTGTAAGTAAtcagtcagaaaataaaagtagcagcagcaaaacaagcaCACTGCAGAAGTCTACAACTCAAGAGGACGAGAAGAAAATTGAGACTGCTGTGTCAAGATTAGAAAGAAGGGAGCAGCTAAAAAAGTCAAACACCCTTCCAACTTCTGTGACAG TGGAAATTTCAGATTCCATTCCATCAACCCCACTTGCAAAGGAGGTGGCCAAGAGATTCTCTACGCCTGATGCTAACCCTGTGTCAACAGAACCAGCCTGGCTTGCATTAGCcaagaggaaagcaaaagccTGGAGTGACTGTCCTCAGATCATAAAGTAA